From the Solea senegalensis isolate Sse05_10M linkage group LG16, IFAPA_SoseM_1, whole genome shotgun sequence genome, one window contains:
- the LOC122782714 gene encoding eukaryotic translation initiation factor 5A-1-like isoform X2 — MGDDSFDIADSGASLTYPMQCSALRKNGHVMLKGRPCKIVDMSTSKTGKHGDAKVHLVGVDIFTKEKYEDICPSTHNMEVPNVTRKDYQVLNISDGLLSLMDDTEDIREDLKLPENEMGKEIDTRFAQDQEFKITVLEAIGEEQIVAVK; from the exons ATGGGAGATGATTCATTTGATATCGCGGACTCCGGGGCTTCTCTGACATACCCCATGCAGTGCTCTGCGTTGAGGAAGAATGGCCATGTCATGCTGAAAGGACGTCCCTGTAAGATAGTTGACATGTCTACCTCAAAGACTGGCAAGCATGGAGATGCCAAG GTTCACCTTGTTGGAGTCGACATCTTTACTAAAGAAAAGTATGAAGATATATGCCCATCTACCCACAACATGGAGGTCCCAAATGTAACGAGGAAGGACTACCAG GTATTGAACATCTCGGATGGTCTCCTGAGTCTCATGGATGACACTGAAGATATCAGAGAGGATCTTAAACTGCCAGAAAATGAAATGGGCAAAGAAATTGACACCCGGTTTGCACAGGATCAAGAGTTTAAG ATCACTGTGCTCGAGGCTATAGGTGAAGAGCAAATAGTTGCCGTAAAGTAA